One genomic region from Dromaius novaehollandiae isolate bDroNov1 chromosome 21, bDroNov1.hap1, whole genome shotgun sequence encodes:
- the LOC112996206 gene encoding olfactory receptor 14A16-like, which produces MSVVFGSHYGSPTGSLEQVPFPQLTVPIPRYATKYLRLFDTSVHTPSRAELTPPETMGRGPCSTWHTCPVQTRTKGRELNEVFKVQRKQMSNSSSLNEFLLLVFADTRQLQLLHFSLFLGIYLAALLGNILIITAIACDHRLHTPMYFFLLNLSLVDLGSISTTVPKSMANSLWNTRAISYSGCVAQVFLLVFLITAECSLLTVMAYDRYIAICRPLHYGTFMSSRACVKIAAAAWASGFLNAVLHTGNTFSVPLCQGNAVEQFFCEIPQILKLSCSNSYLREAGVSLVSSSLGFGCFIFIVVSYVQIFTVVLRIHSEQGRHKTFCMCLPHLAVVSLFASTVMFAYLKPPSNSSPALDLVVAVLYVVVPPAVNPLIYSMRNKEFKDALRKLILLVLFRQQ; this is translated from the exons ATGAGTGTTGTATTTGGGTCCCATTATGGGTCTCCCACTGGGTCATTGGAGCAAGTCCCCTTCCCTCAGCTCACAGTGCCCATCCCCAGATATGCCACCAAATACCTGAGACTTTTTGACACCTCTGTTCACACCCCcagcagagcagaactgactCCTCCAGagaccatgggcagaggcccTTGCTCCACATGGCACACTTGCCCAGTGCAAACCAGAACTAAAGGCAGGGAGCTGAATGAAG TCTTCAAagtccagaggaagcaaatgtccaacagcagctccctcaacgagttcctcctcctggtgtttgcagacacacggcagctgcagctcttgcacttctcactcttcctgggcatctacctggctgctctcctgggcaacatcctcattaTCActgccatagcctgtgaccaccgcctccacacccccatgtacttcttcctcctcaacctctcccttgtcgaccttggctccatctccaccacggtccccaaatccatggccaattccctctggaacaccagggccatttcctactcaggatgtgttgcccaggtctttctgttgGTCTTCCTGATAACAGCAGAGtgttctcttctcactgtcatggcttatgaccgctacattgccatctgcagacccctgcactatgggaccttcatgagcagcagagcttgtgtcaaaatagcagcagctgcctgggccagtggttttctcaatgctgtgctgcacaccgggaacacattttcagtaccactttgccaaggcaatgccgttgagcagttcttctgtgaaatcccccagatcctcaagctctcctgctcaaactcctacctcagggaagctggggtcaGTTTGGTTAGTTCCTCTTtgggctttgggtgtttcattttcattgtggtgtcctatgtgcagatcttcacagtcgtgctgaggatccactctgagcagggccggcacaaaacCTTTtgcatgtgcctccctcacctggctgtggtctccctgtttgccagtactgtcatgtttgcctatcTGAAGCCCCCTTCCaactcctccccagctctggacctggtggtggctgttctgtacgtggtggtgcctccagcagtgaaccccctcatctatagcatgaggaacaaggagttCAAGGACGCACTAAGGAAACTGATTCTATTGGTACTATTTCGGCAGCAGTAA